In one window of Gossypium arboreum isolate Shixiya-1 chromosome 4, ASM2569848v2, whole genome shotgun sequence DNA:
- the LOC108465691 gene encoding DEAD-box ATP-dependent RNA helicase 38, which produces MAETASNSAPSTSTTAEAPAPQETKKTTEAPVRWADMEDEASEEPSTSSEDKGAPELGVENLKIDESKKINKFLDEPEDSNIKAVTSGETPYTSAFTFEELNLSPELLKGLYVEMKFEKPSKIQAISLPMILTPPHLDLIAQAHNGSGKTTCFTLGMLSRVDPNLKAPQALCICPTRELAIQNLEVLRKMGKHTGITSECAIPMDSSNYIPINKRAPVIAQVVIGTPGTIKKWMSAKKLGVSNVKILVFDEADHMLAEDGFKDDSLRIMRDIEKMSSHCQVLLFSATFSDTVKNFVSKIVKRDHNQLFVKKEELSLESVKQYKVNVPDELSKVMVIKDRILEFGERLGQTIIFVRTRNSASMLHKALVEFGYDVTTIQGALNQAERDKIVKEFKDGLTQVLISTDLLARGFDQQQVNLVINYDLPVKHDNRVEPDCEVYLHRIGRAGRFGRKGAVFNLLCGDMDQMIISKIENHFDSKIAEVPDWRNEEDFRTALRSAGLL; this is translated from the exons ATGGCTGAAACCGCCTCTAACTCCGCCCCTTCTacctctaccaccgccgaggCGCCAGCGCCTCAAGAAACCAAAAAGACCACCGAGGCACCAGTAAGATGGGCCGATATGGAAGACGAAGCTTCGGAAGAACCGAGCACTTCATCGGAAGACAAAGGTGCGCCGGAACTCGGAGTTGAAAACCTAAAAATCGATGAAAGCAAAAAGATCAACAAGTTCCTCGACGAACCCGAGGACTCCAACATCAAAGCC GTCACATCTGGGGAGACACCATACACTTCAGCATTTACGTTTGAGGAATTGAATCTGTCCCCTGAATTGTTAAAAGGGCTATATGTTGAGATGAAATTTGAAAAGCCTAGCAAAATCCAAGCTATTAGTTTACCAATGATTTTGACGCCTCCTCACTTGGATTTAATTGCTCAAGCTCACAATGGTTCTGGTAAAACCACTTGCTTTACTCTTGGAATGCTGTCTCGTGTTGATCCGAATCTAAAAGCTCCTCAAGCACTTTGCATTTGTCCTACTAGAGAACTGGCTATTCAG AATTTGGAAGTGCTTAGGAAGATGGGGAAGCATACTGGGATAACATCAGAATGTGCTATTCCAATGGATAGTTCCAATTATATTCCAATTAATAAACGGGCACCCGTTATCGCTCAAGTAGTTATTGGTACTCCTGGCACTATTAAGAAGTGGATGTCAGCAAAGAAATTGGGTGTGAGTAATGTGAAGATTCTTGTGTTTGATGAAGCTGATCACATGCTGGCTGAG GATGGTTTTAAAGATGACTCCTTGAGAATAATGAGGGATATTGAAAAGATGAGTTCTCACTGCCAG GTTCTTCTGTTTTCTGCCACATTTAGCGACACTGTGAAGAATTTTGTCTCAAAGATAGTCAAGAGAGATCACAATCAACTTTTTGTTAAGAAGGAAGAACTATCTTTGGAGTCTGTGAAGCAATACAAGGTGAATGTTCCAGATGAACTTTCCAAAGTTATGGTGATTAAAGATAGAATTTTAGAATTTGGAGAGCGCCTAGGGCAGACTATAATATTTGTACGCACAAGGAATAGCGCAAGCATGTTGCATAAAGCACTTGTTGAGTTTGGTTATGATGTTACCACAATTCAAGGTGCTCTCAATCAAGCTGAACGAGACAAGATAGTCAAGGAATTTAAAGATGGTTTGACTCAAGTGCTCATTTCAACGGACCTCCTTGCCCGGGGTTTTGACCAACAACAG GTTAATTTGGTCATCAACTATGATCTTCCTGTGAAACACGACAACCGTGTGGAGCCTGATTGTGAGGTTTACTTGCATAGAATTGGCAGAGCAGGACGTTTTGGTCGCAAGG GAGCCGTGTTCAACTTACTCTGTGGTGATATGGACCAAATGATAATATCCAAAATCGAAAATCATTTTGACAGCAAAATAGCAGAG GTTCCTGACTGGAGGAATGAGGAAGACTTTAGAACTGCTCTCCGGTCAGCCGGTTTATTATGA